The Ascaphus truei isolate aAscTru1 chromosome 3, aAscTru1.hap1, whole genome shotgun sequence genome includes a region encoding these proteins:
- the LOC142489891 gene encoding retinol dehydrogenase 7-like: MWLPLLVLLALIFLYRWYRERQILQNLSDKYVLITGCDSGFGNLLAKQLDRRGLRVLAACLTEKGAEDLKKETSSRLQTVILDVTDSQSVSSAANWVTSTVGDAGLWGLVNNAGFAIGLAPNEWQMKDDFIKVLNINLLGMIDVTLNLLHLIRKAQGRIVNVSSVSGRLCNVGGGYCISKFGVEAFSDGLRRELCNFGVKVSIIEPGAFRTPITALEPHKQNLKRLWENLPAEVKKDYGEQYYQNWARNLYNFMESTSSKLYEVTDCMEHALIAVYPWTRYSPGWDSKLFYIPVSYLPTILSDYVICRSAPKPAQRAE, translated from the exons ATGTGgctccctctgctggtgctcttGGCTCTGATTTTCCTGTACAGGTGGTACAGGGAGAGGCAGATACTGCAGAATCTCTCAGATAAATATGTGCTGATCACTGGATGTGACTCTGGATTTGGAAACCTGCTGGCAAAGCAGCTGGACCGGCGTGGGCTGCGCGTGCTGGCAGCTTGTCTGACAGAGAAAGGGGCAGAGGACCTGAAGAAGGAGACATCCAGCAGACTGCAAACAGTAATCCTGGATGTTACCGACAGTCAGAGTGTGAGCTCTGCTGCCAATTGGGTCACTAGCACTGTAGGAGATGCAG GCCTCTGGGGTTTAGTAAATAATGCTGGGTTTGCGATTGGCTTAGCCCCCAATGAATGGCAAATGAAGGACGATTTTATCAAGGTGCTGAACATCAACTTGCTGGGGATGATTGACGTGACGCTGAATCTACTGCATCTCATCAGAAAAGCCCAGGGACGCATTGTCAATGTTTCTAGTGTTTCAGGGAGACTGTGTAATGTTGGCGGAGGATATTGCATCTCTAAGTTTGGCGTGGAAGCATTCTCCGATGGTCTAAG AAGGGAGCTCTGCAATTTTGGGGTAAAAGTGTCCATCATAGAGCCTGGCGCCTTCAGAACTCCAATTACTGCCTTGGAACCTCATAAGCAGAACCTGAAGCGGCTGTGGGAGAATCTACCTGCAGAGGTCAAGAAGGACTATGGAGAGCAGTATTACCAGAACT GGGCCCGGAACCTGTATAATTTCATGGAATCTACTAGCTCCAAGCTATACGAGGTCACAGACTGCATGGAGCATGCCCTGATTGCCGTTTACCCCTGGACAAGATACTCCCCTGGCTGGGACAGCAAGCTCTTCTACATTCCTGTTTCTTACCTCCCTACAATTCTATCTGATTATGTGATATGTCGCTCGGCGCCCAAACCAGCTCAGAGAGCAGAGTAA